A single region of the Nocardioides sp. W7 genome encodes:
- a CDS encoding ABC transporter ATP-binding protein, translating to MTTPPRPLVEFRQVGRRFDSVEALAPCDLALSRGEFVSIIGPSGCGKSTLLRLASKLDRPSSGSVEFATDSVGYVFQDATLMPWRTVRRNVGLLAELQGTSRSGVREAVDAALETVGLTDFADHLPHQLSGGMRMRTSLARSLVLDPEVFLFDEPFGALDEITRGRLNLVLLELFRARSFAGLFVTHSVEEAVFLSTRVVVMSARPGRIVEEFEVPFDYPRSLDLRYTPEFAELAGRVAKTLEAVS from the coding sequence ATGACGACGCCCCCTCGACCCCTCGTCGAGTTCCGCCAGGTGGGACGCCGCTTCGATTCGGTCGAGGCGCTCGCGCCCTGCGACCTCGCCCTGTCCCGGGGTGAGTTCGTCTCGATCATCGGTCCGTCGGGCTGCGGCAAGTCCACCCTGTTGCGCCTCGCCTCGAAGCTCGACCGGCCCTCGTCGGGCAGCGTCGAGTTCGCCACCGACAGCGTCGGGTACGTCTTCCAGGACGCGACCCTGATGCCCTGGCGGACGGTACGCCGCAACGTCGGGCTGCTGGCCGAGCTGCAGGGGACGAGCCGGTCCGGCGTTCGCGAGGCGGTCGACGCCGCGCTGGAGACCGTGGGGCTGACCGACTTCGCCGACCACCTGCCGCACCAGCTCTCCGGCGGCATGCGGATGCGGACGAGCCTGGCCCGCTCGCTGGTCCTCGACCCGGAGGTCTTCCTCTTCGACGAGCCGTTCGGCGCGCTCGACGAGATCACGCGGGGCCGGCTCAACCTGGTGCTCCTGGAGCTCTTCCGGGCCCGCAGCTTCGCCGGACTGTTCGTGACCCACTCCGTGGAGGAGGCGGTCTTCCTGTCCACCCGCGTGGTGGTGATGTCGGCCCGGCCGGGCCGGATCGTGGAGGAGTTCGAGGTGCCGTTCGACTATCCGCGCAGTCTCGACCTGCGCTACACCCCCGAGTTCGCCGAGCTCGCCGGGCGGGTCGCCAAGACCCTGGAGGCCGTCTCGTGA